A DNA window from Christiangramia salexigens contains the following coding sequences:
- a CDS encoding COX15/CtaA family protein, with amino-acid sequence MYRNSVKISLILVYLVIVAGAVVRMTGSGMGCPDWPKCFGYYIPPTEITELEFKPNHQYKKEQVIILDETLKVSIKDFTSSDNYDPENWKAYTKHDYAVFNPTHTWVEYINRLLGALAGLAVLIMAFLSLKKFRNKKRITLLSWLSVFLMGFQAWLGATVVYSVLAPAKITVHMVMALVIVAVLLYLLYVSSEKVKDQFKTRTFQNLMLIAVILSLVQVVMGTQVRQFVDEQVRALGYNAEELWLADPNITFYVHRSFSIIVLLLNLFLWWKNKKLQLHLSKINLVIALIILEVITGVAMYNFDFPFLSQPLHLVIASLLFGVQFYLLLECIFAPEKIKKL; translated from the coding sequence TGGTCTATCTGGTTATAGTCGCGGGAGCGGTAGTAAGAATGACAGGATCTGGAATGGGATGCCCGGACTGGCCTAAATGTTTTGGATACTACATCCCTCCTACTGAAATTACTGAACTGGAGTTTAAACCCAACCATCAGTACAAAAAGGAACAGGTTATCATCCTTGATGAAACACTTAAAGTTTCGATTAAAGATTTCACCTCTTCCGATAATTACGATCCGGAAAACTGGAAAGCCTATACAAAACACGACTACGCTGTCTTTAATCCCACGCACACCTGGGTAGAGTACATCAATCGTCTTTTAGGTGCCTTGGCTGGTTTAGCTGTGTTGATAATGGCATTCCTTTCACTAAAAAAGTTCAGGAATAAAAAGAGAATCACTTTATTATCCTGGTTAAGTGTCTTTTTAATGGGCTTCCAGGCATGGCTTGGTGCCACAGTGGTTTATTCGGTTCTCGCACCGGCCAAGATCACGGTACATATGGTAATGGCACTTGTTATCGTAGCCGTATTGCTATATCTGCTTTATGTCTCTTCTGAAAAGGTAAAAGATCAATTCAAAACCAGGACCTTTCAAAATCTAATGCTCATCGCAGTGATCTTAAGCCTTGTTCAGGTGGTCATGGGAACACAGGTGCGCCAATTTGTAGATGAGCAGGTACGAGCACTGGGTTATAATGCAGAAGAATTATGGCTTGCAGATCCTAATATCACCTTTTATGTACACAGATCCTTTTCTATCATCGTACTACTTTTAAACCTGTTCTTATGGTGGAAAAACAAAAAACTGCAGCTTCATCTTTCTAAGATCAACCTTGTAATTGCTTTAATAATCCTGGAAGTCATCACCGGTGTGGCCATGTATAATTTTGATTTTCCCTTCCTTTCCCAACCTTTGCATTTGGTAATTGCATCTCTTCTTTTTGGAGTCCAATTCTACCTGTTATTGGAGTGCATTTTTGCTCCTGAGAAAATTAAAAAATTGTAA
- a CDS encoding IS1096 element passenger TnpR family protein, translating to MVYRFRVILDAEEDVFRDIEMLQESTLEDLHNTIVQSFGFDGTEMASFYVSDDEWNQGEEIHQFDMSGNDDSIKLMNETTLDSILSEDQTKLIYVYDFLKMWTFLVELGQIAEIEEGRDYPNLMFVHGQIPENAPDKEFVGEDEGMLNGDYDDGYDTDDYDDLSFDENWN from the coding sequence ATGGTTTATAGATTCAGAGTGATTCTCGATGCCGAAGAGGATGTTTTTAGAGATATTGAAATGTTGCAGGAAAGCACCCTGGAAGATTTACATAATACCATTGTACAATCCTTTGGATTTGATGGGACAGAAATGGCTTCATTTTATGTTAGTGATGATGAATGGAATCAGGGTGAAGAGATCCACCAGTTCGATATGAGCGGGAATGATGACAGCATTAAACTGATGAATGAGACTACTCTGGACAGTATTCTCTCTGAAGACCAGACCAAACTTATTTATGTGTATGATTTCCTTAAAATGTGGACTTTCCTTGTAGAACTTGGACAGATCGCTGAAATTGAAGAGGGAAGAGATTACCCCAACCTGATGTTCGTACATGGACAGATCCCTGAAAATGCACCGGACAAGGAATTCGTTGGAGAAGATGAAGGCATGCTTAACGGGGATTACGATGATGGTTATGACACAGATGATTATGATGATCTGTCTTTTGACGAAAACTGGAATTAA
- a CDS encoding nucleoid-associated protein translates to MINLFNAQIESLSIHRVGNKSRGENIFISGSTYHLNDEIKPLIKEYFLKPFREKEESYYRFHHESGIELNELYNLTNSIFDDPLNSHEYSKKIATLLYEQSSHPHIKSGEVYVVYFENLQIDNEKVSGVGIFKSELKHDFLQFEQKASNLEMIVQQGVNLNKLDKGAIIFNKNRAEGYKILSVDSNRYDTKYWLENFLGVDVLADENYFTKNYLNFCKNFAKDVVLPAEDKKQEVMFMNKSMDYFAKNDDFEESNFVNSVIDNPDLIPEFQNYKVEKAPKYKVEDLTNFPIANKAVTDARKKIKNVITLDTNIQIKMDFVSADSADKFVEKGWDEEKQMYYYLVYFNKEEKK, encoded by the coding sequence ATGATCAACTTATTTAATGCTCAAATTGAGTCGCTATCCATACATCGTGTTGGAAACAAAAGCCGCGGCGAGAATATTTTCATTTCAGGATCCACTTATCACCTGAACGATGAGATTAAACCACTTATCAAGGAATATTTCTTAAAACCCTTCCGGGAAAAGGAAGAATCTTATTACAGATTTCATCACGAAAGTGGTATTGAATTGAATGAGTTATATAACCTGACAAATTCAATATTTGACGACCCTTTGAATTCCCACGAATATTCAAAGAAAATTGCAACTCTTTTATACGAACAATCCAGCCATCCTCACATTAAGAGCGGTGAAGTATATGTGGTATACTTTGAAAATCTTCAGATCGATAATGAAAAGGTTTCAGGTGTAGGGATCTTTAAATCTGAATTAAAACATGATTTTCTTCAGTTCGAACAAAAGGCAAGCAATCTTGAAATGATCGTTCAGCAGGGAGTTAATTTAAACAAACTGGACAAAGGAGCTATCATCTTCAATAAAAATCGTGCGGAAGGCTACAAAATACTATCTGTAGACTCCAACCGTTATGATACAAAATACTGGCTTGAGAACTTCTTAGGCGTAGATGTACTGGCAGATGAAAACTACTTCACCAAGAACTACCTGAATTTCTGCAAGAACTTCGCTAAAGATGTTGTACTTCCAGCCGAAGATAAAAAACAGGAAGTTATGTTCATGAATAAGAGTATGGACTACTTCGCCAAAAATGATGATTTCGAGGAATCCAACTTTGTGAACTCTGTTATCGACAATCCGGATCTTATCCCCGAATTTCAGAATTATAAAGTTGAAAAGGCTCCAAAATATAAGGTAGAGGATCTAACTAACTTCCCTATTGCCAATAAGGCGGTGACAGATGCGCGTAAAAAGATCAAGAATGTGATCACCCTGGATACCAATATCCAGATCAAAATGGACTTTGTAAGTGCAGACTCTGCCGATAAATTCG